A section of the Methanosarcina mazei S-6 genome encodes:
- a CDS encoding UPF0228 family protein, with protein sequence MNKISKVVVVFIALLTFLALMMQSQEVKTPGLLIQFENETSEAEVKAILENYDIPVNYTIDYNSNIGRGMYYIEVDEDKIYELRKDENWTSVVEIKKGNYNIIMLSEEFVPDENVLAMLEKNNLQLKKAVVCYIQFGDGSAPWVVGENCILERDAIRIKNELETNEKVLIVGLDDIVG encoded by the coding sequence GTGAATAAAATTAGCAAAGTAGTAGTTGTTTTTATTGCTCTTCTAACCTTCTTAGCACTGATGATGCAATCTCAAGAAGTTAAAACACCTGGTTTACTTATTCAATTTGAAAATGAAACTAGTGAGGCGGAAGTTAAAGCCATTCTTGAAAATTACGACATACCCGTGAATTATACCATAGACTATAATTCTAATATTGGGCGAGGAATGTACTACATAGAAGTTGATGAAGATAAAATATATGAATTAAGGAAAGATGAAAACTGGACTTCTGTAGTTGAAATCAAAAAAGGAAATTATAACATAATTATGTTATCTGAAGAATTTGTTCCAGATGAAAATGTTCTCGCAATGCTGGAAAAAAATAACCTTCAGTTGAAAAAGGCTGTTGTGTGTTATATCCAGTTTGGAGATGGATCAGCGCCCTGGGTTGTTGGAGAGAATTGTATTCTGGAGAGGGATGCAATCAGGATAAAAAATGAACTCGAAACAAATGAGAAAGTTTTGATTGTAGGTCTGGATGATATTGTAGGGTAA
- a CDS encoding heterodisulfide reductase-related iron-sulfur binding cluster has translation MGFSQLHLNKSTSLQVTKTKLDSLQRNGVELMIHMCPNCHIQYDRYQPVIEKEYGVEYDMVHMNIAQLVALSMGADPYKVCGF, from the coding sequence ATGGGCTTTTCCCAGCTCCACCTTAACAAAAGCACCTCTCTCCAGGTTACCAAAACCAAACTGGACAGCCTTCAGAGAAACGGAGTGGAGTTAATGATCCATATGTGCCCGAACTGCCATATCCAGTACGACCGCTACCAGCCTGTAATTGAAAAAGAGTACGGAGTGGAGTACGACATGGTACACATGAATATTGCCCAGCTCGTAGCTCTCTCAATGGGCGCAGACCCCTACAAAGTATGCGGTTTTTAG